In a single window of the Oryctolagus cuniculus chromosome 2, mOryCun1.1, whole genome shotgun sequence genome:
- the GDF7 gene encoding growth/differentiation factor 7, protein MDLSAAAALCLWLLSACRPRDGLEAAAVLRAAGAGPVRNPGGGGGGGGGGSGGRTLVRAAGASAVPGAARRAAGSSFRNGSVVPHHFMMSLYRSLAGRVQAGVAAASVSGHSRADTITGFADQATQDESAAETGQSFLFDVSSLSDADEVVGAELRVLRRQAPEPDLGTATRPPTLLLLSTCPGAARAPRLLHSRAAEPLDGARWEVFDVADAVRRHRRESRATRAFCLLLRAVAGPGRSPLAVRLLGFGWRGGAAAEERALLVVSSRTQRKESLFREIRAQARALGASLAAEPPPDPGPGGASSRVAIGGRRRRRTALTGTRAAQGSGGGAGRGHGRRSRSRCSRKPLHVDFKELGWDDWIIAPLDYEAYHCEGVCDFPLRSHLEPTNHAIIQTLLNSMAPDAAPASCCVPARLSPISILYIDAANNVVYKQYEDMVVEACGCR, encoded by the exons ATGGACCTGAGCGCCGCCGCCGCGCTGTGCCTCTGGCTGCTGAGCGCCTGCCGCCCCCGCGACGGGCTGGAAGCGGCCGCTGTGCTGCGAGCGGCGGGGGCAGGGCCGGTCCGGAAcccggggggcggcggcggcggcggcggcggcggcagcggcgggcgGACCCTCGTCCGGGCTGCGGGCGCCTCGGCCGTCCCGGGCGCTGCGCGCCGCGCCGCGGGCTCCAGCTTCAGGAACGGCTCGGTGGTGCCGCACCACTTCATGATGTCGCTCTACCGGAGCCTGGCCGGGAGGGTTCAGGCCGGGGTGGCCGCCGCCTCCGTCTCGGGCCACAGCCGCGCGGACACCATCACCGGCTTCGCGGACCAGGCTACCCAAG ACGAGTCGGCGGCCGAGACCGGCCAGAGCTTCCTATTCGACGTGTCCAGTCTTTCCGACGCCGACGAGGTGGTGGGCGCCGAGCTGCGCGTGCTGCGTCGCCAGGCGCCGGAGCCCGACCTTGGCACTGCGACGCGTCCGCCGACACTGCTGCTACTGTCCACGTGCCCGggcgccgcccgcgccccgcgcctgCTGCACTCGCGGGCCGCCGAGCCCTTGGACGGCGCGCGTTGGGAGGTGTTCGACGTGGCCGACGCCGTGCGGCGCCACCGCCGGGAGTCGCGAGCCACCCGCGCGTTCTGTCTCTTGCTGCGCGCAGTGGCCGGCCCGGGGCGGAGCCCGTTGGCAGTGAGGCTGCTGGGCTTCGGCTGGcgcggcggcgcggcggcggaGGAGCGTGCGTTGCTCGTAGTCTCCTCCCGCACGCAGAGGAAGGAGAGCCTGTTCCGGGAGATCCGCGCCCAGGCCCGCGCGCTCGGGGCCTCTCTGGCCGCGGAGCCGCCGCCGGACCCGGGACCTGGCGGCGCGTCGTCCAGGGTGGCCATCGGCGGTCGCAGGCGGCGGCGGACGGCACTAACCGGGACGCGCGCGGCGCAGGGCAGCGGCgggggcgcgggccggggccATGGGCGCAGGAGCCGGAGCCGCTGTAGCCGGAAACCGCTGCACGTAGACTtcaaggagctgggctgggacgATTGGATCATCGCGCCGCTGGACTACGAGGCGTACCACTGCGAGGGCGTGTGCGACTTCCCGCTGCGCTCGCACCTCGAGCCCACCAACCACGCCATCATTCAGACGCTGCTCAACTCCATGGCGCCGgatgcggcgccggcctcctgctgCGTGCCCGCGCGCCTCAGCCCCATCAGTATCCTCTACATCGACGCCGCCAACAACGTGGTCTACAAGCAGTACGAGGACATGGTGGTGGAGGCGTGCGGCTGCAGGTAG